CGGCGAGTGGCTGCGTCGGGCCGGTCGGCGACGCGAAGCTCGCCGGGAGCTGGGTCTCGCCCACGAGCAGCTCCTCGCCATGGGAGTGGTGGCGTTCGCCGAGCGGGCCCGGCGCGAGCACGACGCCACGGGCGCGACGTTGCGCCGCTCGGGCACGGTGGAGGCTGCGCTGCTCACCCCGCAGGAGGCGCAGATCGCGCGCCTCGCGGCGGAAGGGCTGACCAACCCGGAGATCGGCACGCAGCTGTTCATCAGTCCGCACACGGTCGAATGGCACCTGCGCAAGGTGTTCGCCAAGCTCGGCGTGTCCTCCCGCAGGGAGATCGCCAAGGCGCTCGAAGGCCGCGGCTAGCGGCTCAACCCGGCCATCTCGAGCACCTCGAGCACGGCGTCGGTGAACGCCACGGGGGCCTCGAACGGCAGGTGGTGGCCCGCACCCTCGACCAGGTGGTGACGTCGAGGGCCCGTGAAGAGCGAGGCATCGGGCTCCCCGGTCCGTGCCGGGAAGTTGCCGTCCGCGGTGCCGTCCAGGGTGACGGTCGGCACCGTGATCGCCGGCTGGGCGGCCAGCGCACGCTCGACGAGGGTGTACGCCGCGGCGCCGGGAGCCGCGCCCATGCGGTGGCGGTAGGAGTGCAGCACCACCTCGACGTAGTCCGGGTTCACGAACGCTGCCGCGGCCCGGTCCAGGACGGCAGGGTCGAACTCCCACTCCGGCGAGTTGCGGCGCCAGATGACCTCGGCGACGCCGCGGCGGTGATTCTCCAGACCGGCCCGGCCGCGCTCGGTGAGGAAGTAGAAGAAGTACCACAGCCCGGCTTCCAGGTCGGGTCGCAACGGTCGCGCCGAGGCGGCAATGTCCTGGATCAGGTAGCCGTTGACCGAGACCAGGCCGGTCACCCGATCGGGCCACAGGGCGGCGGCGATGCAGGCCGCGCGACCACCCCAGTCGTAACCGGCGAGGACCGCGTGCGGGACCTCGAGAGCGTCGAGCAGCTGGAGGACGTCGACTGCGAGGGCCGCCTGCTGACCGGAGCGGGGCGTCCGCAGGTCGCGGAAGGCCGTGCACCCGTGGCCACGCAGGTAGGGCACGATCACGCGGCAACCCTCCTCGGCCAGCCACGGGGCGACGTCCACGAAGCTGTGGATGTCGTAGGGGTAGCCGTGGAGCAGCACCACCGGTCGGCCGTCGGCGGGTCCGGCCTCGTAGTAGGAGACGTCGAGGACGTCGGTCTGGACCTGGCGCAACGGTGTCAGTCTGCGTGGAGGGGTCATCGGGTGCGCTCCGAAGCGAGCCCGTCGGGCCCCGCCTGGGTGATGGCTCCGCGCAGTCCGCGCAGGCGGGCCTCGTACTCCACCGTCTCGAGGTCTTCCTGGTCGCCGGCGGCGGCCAGCTCCAGCTCCTCGTCGACGACCCTCAGCAGCTGGTCCCGGTCGGGCGGCGGCTCAACCATGCGCTCAGTCACGGTCGTCGACCGACACGTACTCGAAGCTCGGGCCGGCCACCGTCGTGCCGTCGCCCGTGGTCATGGCCATCAGTGCGGTGGCCTGGGCCTTGAGCGCGTACATGGCGCCCACGGATGCCAACAGGGTGTCGGGCCGTCCGTCGAAGGCCGTCTCGAGCTGCTGCAGGAGCTGGCGGTAGTTGTAGTTGAAGGTGTCCATGGCGTCCCGCACCGGGCTGTCGACCGGGTGGTCCGCCACACGCGGATTGAGCTCCATGGGCCGCACGGCGTCCCAGTCCACGAGCACGGGCTCGCCGGTGGGCCCGCTCGCAGGGGTGTCTCCGCGCTGGAAGCGGCGACCCAGCTTGAGCTCGAGGAAGCGGAAGTAGTGAGCGACCTCGTCCCGGTCCGGCTTGAACATGTCGTGGTCGCCGTCCCACACGTCGCGATGTGCGATGCCCTCCCCCTGCTCGACGATCTCGTCGAGCGCGCGCAGTGCCGTCGCGAGGTCGGTGACCCCGACGACCTGACCGCCCCCGCGGTAGGCCGCCATGGAGGTGACCTGTCGCTCCGGGTCGCCGCAGAACACGGCGGCCTCACCTAGGTCCCCCGAGAGCTCGACCAGGCCGGCGCGGATGGCCTCGTAGAACTGCCCAATCGTCTCGTACTCCTCGCTCTCGGCCCGAGCGTCCACCGCTGACGGCTGCTCGATGCGGAGAAAGGCCTCGAGCGCCTCGGCGCCGAAGGGCGCTAGGGGGATCTCAA
This genomic window from Nocardioides anomalus contains:
- a CDS encoding alpha/beta fold hydrolase, with the protein product MRQVQTDVLDVSYYEAGPADGRPVVLLHGYPYDIHSFVDVAPWLAEEGCRVIVPYLRGHGCTAFRDLRTPRSGQQAALAVDVLQLLDALEVPHAVLAGYDWGGRAACIAAALWPDRVTGLVSVNGYLIQDIAASARPLRPDLEAGLWYFFYFLTERGRAGLENHRRGVAEVIWRRNSPEWEFDPAVLDRAAAAFVNPDYVEVVLHSYRHRMGAAPGAAAYTLVERALAAQPAITVPTVTLDGTADGNFPARTGEPDASLFTGPRRHHLVEGAGHHLPFEAPVAFTDAVLEVLEMAGLSR
- a CDS encoding ferritin-like domain-containing protein, which translates into the protein MSTSRATSSGTRGVEDLDSLREHLQWAIELEHCTLPPYLCALYSLDAERNAAAVEVVTSVFVEEMLHLTLAANLLNAVGGRPVLDSPRLLPGYPMTFPHGDRSFEIPLAPFGAEALEAFLRIEQPSAVDARAESEEYETIGQFYEAIRAGLVELSGDLGEAAVFCGDPERQVTSMAAYRGGGQVVGVTDLATALRALDEIVEQGEGIAHRDVWDGDHDMFKPDRDEVAHYFRFLELKLGRRFQRGDTPASGPTGEPVLVDWDAVRPMELNPRVADHPVDSPVRDAMDTFNYNYRQLLQQLETAFDGRPDTLLASVGAMYALKAQATALMAMTTGDGTTVAGPSFEYVSVDDRD